In one Anas platyrhynchos isolate ZD024472 breed Pekin duck chromosome 8, IASCAAS_PekinDuck_T2T, whole genome shotgun sequence genomic region, the following are encoded:
- the HFM1 gene encoding probable ATP-dependent DNA helicase HFM1 isoform X7: MFNSSDTVFSLDNLFYEKPDAKKRERDLEKEESNLWYIAPAPVIGEIPAAEELQRELKKNELQRKLEKNTASNHMGGIKHQKFIQQCKSNTEDVNDKSPASVHFGIVSEKEMLQLSVGEREKINVQHESLEMVSLFLSPDQDKYKRGTGICQQPDANFSQSKILINIPENGDDESAHSTLRRSLFKLSDCMYKNTEFKDSSVDMKQVDTYLNTSENMTEARKDVWRINHHTPITTDSDFTLHRVNDGNTASKIGFQIKSLPSASRILDKTGTTGRNLEMLRAVTEIPTQFRSIFKEFPYFNYAQSKALDDLLYTDRNFVICAPTGSGKTVMFELAITRLLMEAPMPWLNIKIVYMAPIKALCSQRYHDWKEKFGPIGLNCKELTGDTVMDDLFEIHRAHIIITTPEKWDSMTRRWRDNSIVQLVRLFLIDEVHVIKDESRGATLEVVVSRMRTIQSSLWRLSENHDVVPPLRFVAVSATIPNAEDIAEWLSDGKMPAVCLKIDEDQRPVKLRKIVLGFPCSDNQTEFKFDLTLNYKIASVIQTYSEQKPALVFCATRKGVQQAASVLSKDAKFLLSVEQKQRLQRSANSLKDSKLRDLLMYGVAYHHAGMEVCDRKIIEGAFTDGDLPVLFTTSTLAMGVNLPAHLVVIKSTMHYVGGMFEEYSETDILQMIGRAGRPQFDTTATAVIMTRWSTREKYIQMLNGADIIESSLHRHLVEHLNAEIVLHTVTDVTVALEWIRSTFLYIRALKNPTHYGFSSGLDKIGIEAKLQELCLKNLNDLSSFNLVRMDKENSFKPTETGRLMAWYYIAFETVKQFFTIKGTETLNELVTMISNCAEFLDVKLRINEKKILNTLNKDKDKITIRFPLEGKIKTREMKINCLIQAQLGCIPLQDFTLTQDTGKIFRNGIRITRCVSLSNAMVNAGLTTFKKIEETNARELELILNRHPPFGNQIKESVLHLPKYELDIEQLPKYSDTLAEILVTIKLTNFEQLQRKRTAPDFHYLTLIIGDADNQVIFIQKIMDSVLLKTGNWMKKIEVRRALKSEDISINLISSDYVGLDIQQAFTAFYLMPRTVGGKVVTNKKLKAESPLGMYYGSPQSPPAAEVDTGSRSKEEHTYKKYGNRECNHRCKNKDVCGHDCCKTGVPPKSEMNGDSKFTLYLADLRSRNSTSSVPPVKRLKMQMLNQAQNVDLKHFGFASKSLMPALSRSGNKQLSSSPPVDLVDNVNSLGISQKQLQSWNYGKSSASDVNSELREDIWNDLDDEILVYASDFSSGELDHGNTCLHIPDEHETRCKYATSKATSDISKGSCTLQGETSSQNPFFSVLNSSSKVELPVQSGYINTLSFQEEKHSNPSQELKNIQCSSISKAISDSFKFTRKEDFFFTKEQEEEIEPRYLLDVDDEISDVKPLLGLFDDIL; the protein is encoded by the exons ATGTTTAACTCTTCTGACACGGTCTTTTCATtggataatttattttatgaaaaaccagatgcaaaaaaaag AGAGAGAGATCTAGAAAAAGAAGAGTCAAACCTTTGGTATATTGCACCTGCTCCAGTTATTGGTGAAATTCCAGCAGCAGAAGAGTTACAGagggaactgaaaaaaaatgagttgcagaggaagctggaaaaaaacacagccagCAATCATATGG GAGGGATAAAGCACCAGAAGTTTATACAACAATGCAAGAGTAACACTGAGGATGTAAATGATAAATCTCCAGCATCTGTTCATTTTGGCATAGtctctgaaaaagaaatgctcCAACTAAGTgtaggagaaagagagaaaataaatgttcagcATGAAAGTCTAGAAATGGTTTCATTGTTTCTCTCTCCTGACCAAGATAAGTATAAAAGAGGAACGGGGATTTGTCAGCAACCTGATGCAAATTTTTCACAGAGTAAAATCTTAATTAATATTCCAGAAAATGGTGATGATGAGAGTGCCCATTCCACATTAAGAAGAAG CTTATTTAAACTGTCTGATTGCatgtataaaaatacagaatttaaagATAGTTCAGTGGATATGAAACAAGTTGATACTTACCTTAATACAAGTGAAAACATGACAGAAGCGAGAAAAGATGTGTGGAGAATAAATCATCATACTCCAATAACTACAGACTCAGATTTTACCCTACATAGGGTAAATGATGGGAACACTGCATCTAAAATAggatttcaaataaaatcaCTTCCTAGTGCTTCAAGGATTCTGGATAAGACAG GAACAACAGGAAGAAATTTGGAAATGTTGAGGGCTGTTACAGAAATAC CGACCCAATTTAGAAGTATCTTTAAGGAGTTTCCATATTTTAACTATGCACAGTCTAAAGCTTTGGATGAC CTTCTTTACACAGATAGAAATTTTGTGATTTGTGCTCCAACTGGCTCTGGAAAAACTGTGATGTTTGAACTAGCTATTACCAGATTACTTATGGAAGCCCCAATGCCTTGGTTAAACATTAAAATTGTTTACA tGGCTCCAATAAAAGCTCTATGCAGTCAGCGTTATCatgactggaaagaaaaatttggACCTATAGGACTCAACTGTAAGGAACTGACGGGAGATACAGTGATGGatgatttatttgaaatacatcGTGCTCACATTATTATCACTACACCT GAAAAATGGGATAGCATGACTAGAAGGTGGAGAGACAACTCTATAGTTCAGCTTGTACGACTGTTTCTCATTGATGAG GTGCATGTTATAAAGGATGAAAGCCGTGGTGCAACATTAGAAGTTGTAGTCAGTCGGATGAGGActattcagtcttctctttgGCGTCTTTCAGAGAATCATGACGTTGTTCCTCCCTTGAGATTTGTAGCTGTTTCAGCAACAATCCCAAATGCTGAAGAT attGCAGAATGGCTTTCAGATGGTAAGATGCCTGCTGTATGTCTGAAAATAGATGAGGATCAGCGACCAGTGAAGCTACGCAAAATTGTTCTTGGTTTTCCTTGCAGTGATAATCAAACAGAATTCAAATTTGACTTAACTCTTAACTACAAGATAGCGAGTGTTATACAAACATACTCTGAACAAAAACCAGCACTTGTG TTTTGTGCCACAAGAAAAGGAGTACAGCAGGCCGCTTCTGTTCTTTCAAAAGATGCCAAATTTCTATTAAGTGTAGAACAGAAACAAAG ATTACAGAGGTCTGCAAATTCATTGAAAGATTCTAAGCTCAGAG ATCTTTTAATGTATGGTGTGGCTTATCATCATGCGGGTATGGAGGTgtgtgacagaaaaataattgaaggaGCTTTTACTGATGGAGATTTACCAGTACTTT TTACTACTAGCACGTTAGCTATGGGAGTCAATCTACCTGCACACCTGGTGGTTATAAAATCCACAATGCACTATGTTGGAGGGATGTTTGAAGAGTACAGTGAAACTGATATTCTGCAAATGATTGGGAGAGCAGGAAGACCTCAA TTTGACACTACAGCAACAGCAGTCATTATGACTCGTTGGAGTACAAGGGAGAAGTATATACAGATGTTAAATGGTGCAGATATAATAGAGAGCAG CTTGCACAGGCATCTTGTTGAGCACTTAAATGCAGAAATAGTGCTGCATACTGTCACAGATGTCACTGTAGCTTTGGAATGGATACGATCAACCTTCTTGTACATTAGAGCTTTAAAAAATCCAACTCATTACG GTTTTTCATCTGGATTGGATAAAATTGGAATTGAAGCAAAATTACAGG AACTGTGTTTGAAGAACTTGAACGATTTGTCTTCTTTCAATTTGGTCAGGATGGATAAAGAAAATAGTTTCAAACCAACAG agaCTGGAAGATTAATGGCATGGTATTATATTGCATTTGAAACAGTGAAACAGTTTTTCACAATTAAGGGAACAGAGACTTTAAATGAATTG GTTACAATGATCTCCAACTGCGCAGAATTTCTGGATGTCAAGTtaagaataaatgaaaagaaaatactgaacaCTTTGAATAAAGACAAGGACAAAATAACCATCAg GTTTCCATTGGAGGGAAAGATTAAaacaagagaaatgaaaataaactg TCTTATTCAGGCTCAGCTAGGATGCATTCCTCTTCAAGACTTTACTTTGACACAAGATACTggcaaaatatttagaaatggcATAAGAATTACTAGAT gtgTATCATTGTCAAATGCTATGGTAAATGCTGGGCtgacaacatttaaaaaaatagaagagacaAATGCAAGGGAACTTGAATTg ATTTTAAACAGACATCCTCCTTTTGGAAACCAGATAAAAGAATCTGTTTTGCATCTTCCAAAATACGAACTTGACATTGAACAG CTTCCAAAATACAGTGATACACTGGCTGAAATCTTAGTAACCATCAAATTAACAAACTTTGAGCAGCtacagagaaagagaacagCACCAGATTTTCACTATCTTACATTGATCATAGGAGATGCTGACAATCAAgtaatttttattcagaaaataat GGATTCAGTGTTGCTAAAAACTGGAAATTGGATGAAGAAAATTGAAGTGAGAAGAGCTCTTAAATCAGAGGACATTAGTATAAATTTAATTAGTTCTGATTATG ttggCCTTGACATACAGCAAGCATTTACAGCCTTTTACTTAATGCCAAGAACAGTTGGAGGTAAAGtagttacaaataaaaaattgaaagctGAGTCTCCACTTGGTATGTATTACGGCTCACCGCAAAGTCCGCCAGCAGCAGAAGTAGATACAG GAAGCAGATCTAAAGAAGAGCATACCTACAAGAAATATGGGAACAGAGAGTGCAACCATCgctgtaaaaataaagatgtatgTGGACATGACTGCT GTAAAACTGGAGTACCTCCAAAGTCTGAGATGAATGGAGATTCTAAGTTTACTTTGTACTTAGCTGATTTAAGGAGCAGGAACTCAACTTCATCTGTACCCCCAGTAAAGCGATTAAAG ATGCAGATGTTAAATCAAGCTCAGAATGTGGATCTcaaacattttggttttgcatCCAAATCCTTGATGCCAGCGTTGTCAAg gtcTGGCAATAAACAGTTGTCTTCGTCACCTCCAGTGGACCTGGTAGATAATGTTAATAGCCTAGGAATATCTCAGAAACAACTGCAATCCTGGAATTACGGAAAGAGTA gtgcttCAGATGTGAACTCTGAACTGAGAGAGGACATTTGGAATGATCTTGATGATGAAATATTAGTATATGCTAGTGACTTTTCCAGTGGAGAATTAG ACCATGGAAATACCTGCCTTCACATTCCAGATGAGCATGAAACACGTTGCAAGTATGCAACAAGCAAAGCTACAAGTGACATTTCAAAAGG TTCTTGCACATTACAAGGTGAGACCAGTAGTCAGAACCCGTTCTTTTCTGTGCTTAATAGCTCATCAAAAGTGGAATTACCTGTACAGAGTGGATATATAAATACG CTGAGttttcaagaagaaaagcatTCAAATCCTTCACAAGAGCTGAAAAATATACAGTGTTCTTCAATCTCAAAAGCAATCTCAGACTCTTTTAAATTCACTAggaaagaagatttttttttcacaaaagaacaggaagaagaaatagagCCCAG ATATCTTCTGGATGTGGATGATGAAATCAGTGATGTCAAGCCTTTACTTGGACTATTTGATGATATACTGTAA
- the HFM1 gene encoding probable ATP-dependent DNA helicase HFM1 isoform X3 yields the protein MFNSSDTVFSLDNLFYEKPDAKKRERDLEKEESNLWYIAPAPVIGEIPAAEELQRELKKNELQRKLEKNTASNHMGGIKHQKFIQQCKSNTEDVNDKSPASVHFGIVSEKEMLQLSVGEREKINVQHESLEMVSLFLSPDQDKYKRGTGICQQPDANFSQSKILINIPENGDDESAHSTLRRSLFKLSDCMYKNTEFKDSSVDMKQVDTYLNTSENMTEARKDVWRINHHTPITTDSDFTLHRVNDGNTASKIGFQIKSLPSASRILDKTGTTGRNLEMLRAVTEIPTQFRSIFKEFPYFNYAQSKALDDLLYTDRNFVICAPTGSGKTVMFELAITRLLMEAPMPWLNIKIVYMAPIKALCSQRYHDWKEKFGPIGLNCKELTGDTVMDDLFEIHRAHIIITTPEKWDSMTRRWRDNSIVQLVRLFLIDEVHVIKDESRGATLEVVVSRMRTIQSSLWRLSENHDVVPPLRFVAVSATIPNAEDIAEWLSDGKMPAVCLKIDEDQRPVKLRKIVLGFPCSDNQTEFKFDLTLNYKIASVIQTYSEQKPALVFCATRKGVQQAASVLSKDAKFLLSVEQKQRLQRSANSLKDSKLRDLLMYGVAYHHAGMEVCDRKIIEGAFTDGDLPVLFTTSTLAMGVNLPAHLVVIKSTMHYVGGMFEEYSETDILQMIGRAGRPQFDTTATAVIMTRWSTREKYIQMLNGADIIESSLHRHLVEHLNAEIVLHTVTDVTVALEWIRSTFLYIRALKNPTHYGFSSGLDKIGIEAKLQELCLKNLNDLSSFNLVRMDKENSFKPTETGRLMAWYYIAFETVKQFFTIKGTETLNELVTMISNCAEFLDVKLRINEKKILNTLNKDKDKITIRFPLEGKIKTREMKINCLIQAQLGCIPLQDFTLTQDTGKIFRNGIRITRWLSDFLASSKTNFSALLNSVILAKCFRCKLWENSLHVSKQLEKIGVSLSNAMVNAGLTTFKKIEETNARELELILNRHPPFGNQIKESVLHLPKYELDIEQLPKYSDTLAEILVTIKLTNFEQLQRKRTAPDFHYLTLIIGDADNQVIFIQKIMDSVLLKTGNWMKKIEVRRALKSEDISINLISSDYVGLDIQQAFTAFYLMPRTVGGKVVTNKKLKAESPLGMYYGSPQSPPAAEVDTGSRSKEEHTYKKYGNRECNHRCKNKDVCGHDCCKTGVPPKSEMNGDSKFTLYLADLRSRNSTSSVPPVKRLKMQMLNQAQNVDLKHFGFASKSLMPALSRSGNKQLSSSPPVDLVDNVNSLGISQKQLQSWNYGKSSASDVNSELREDIWNDLDDEILVYASDFSSGELDHGNTCLHIPDEHETRCKYATSKATSDISKGSCTLQGETSSQNPFFSVLNSSSKVELPVQSGYINTLSFQEEKHSNPSQELKNIQCSSISKAISDSFKFTRKEDFFFTKEQEEEIEPRYLLDVDDEISDVKPLLGLFDDIL from the exons ATGTTTAACTCTTCTGACACGGTCTTTTCATtggataatttattttatgaaaaaccagatgcaaaaaaaag AGAGAGAGATCTAGAAAAAGAAGAGTCAAACCTTTGGTATATTGCACCTGCTCCAGTTATTGGTGAAATTCCAGCAGCAGAAGAGTTACAGagggaactgaaaaaaaatgagttgcagaggaagctggaaaaaaacacagccagCAATCATATGG GAGGGATAAAGCACCAGAAGTTTATACAACAATGCAAGAGTAACACTGAGGATGTAAATGATAAATCTCCAGCATCTGTTCATTTTGGCATAGtctctgaaaaagaaatgctcCAACTAAGTgtaggagaaagagagaaaataaatgttcagcATGAAAGTCTAGAAATGGTTTCATTGTTTCTCTCTCCTGACCAAGATAAGTATAAAAGAGGAACGGGGATTTGTCAGCAACCTGATGCAAATTTTTCACAGAGTAAAATCTTAATTAATATTCCAGAAAATGGTGATGATGAGAGTGCCCATTCCACATTAAGAAGAAG CTTATTTAAACTGTCTGATTGCatgtataaaaatacagaatttaaagATAGTTCAGTGGATATGAAACAAGTTGATACTTACCTTAATACAAGTGAAAACATGACAGAAGCGAGAAAAGATGTGTGGAGAATAAATCATCATACTCCAATAACTACAGACTCAGATTTTACCCTACATAGGGTAAATGATGGGAACACTGCATCTAAAATAggatttcaaataaaatcaCTTCCTAGTGCTTCAAGGATTCTGGATAAGACAG GAACAACAGGAAGAAATTTGGAAATGTTGAGGGCTGTTACAGAAATAC CGACCCAATTTAGAAGTATCTTTAAGGAGTTTCCATATTTTAACTATGCACAGTCTAAAGCTTTGGATGAC CTTCTTTACACAGATAGAAATTTTGTGATTTGTGCTCCAACTGGCTCTGGAAAAACTGTGATGTTTGAACTAGCTATTACCAGATTACTTATGGAAGCCCCAATGCCTTGGTTAAACATTAAAATTGTTTACA tGGCTCCAATAAAAGCTCTATGCAGTCAGCGTTATCatgactggaaagaaaaatttggACCTATAGGACTCAACTGTAAGGAACTGACGGGAGATACAGTGATGGatgatttatttgaaatacatcGTGCTCACATTATTATCACTACACCT GAAAAATGGGATAGCATGACTAGAAGGTGGAGAGACAACTCTATAGTTCAGCTTGTACGACTGTTTCTCATTGATGAG GTGCATGTTATAAAGGATGAAAGCCGTGGTGCAACATTAGAAGTTGTAGTCAGTCGGATGAGGActattcagtcttctctttgGCGTCTTTCAGAGAATCATGACGTTGTTCCTCCCTTGAGATTTGTAGCTGTTTCAGCAACAATCCCAAATGCTGAAGAT attGCAGAATGGCTTTCAGATGGTAAGATGCCTGCTGTATGTCTGAAAATAGATGAGGATCAGCGACCAGTGAAGCTACGCAAAATTGTTCTTGGTTTTCCTTGCAGTGATAATCAAACAGAATTCAAATTTGACTTAACTCTTAACTACAAGATAGCGAGTGTTATACAAACATACTCTGAACAAAAACCAGCACTTGTG TTTTGTGCCACAAGAAAAGGAGTACAGCAGGCCGCTTCTGTTCTTTCAAAAGATGCCAAATTTCTATTAAGTGTAGAACAGAAACAAAG ATTACAGAGGTCTGCAAATTCATTGAAAGATTCTAAGCTCAGAG ATCTTTTAATGTATGGTGTGGCTTATCATCATGCGGGTATGGAGGTgtgtgacagaaaaataattgaaggaGCTTTTACTGATGGAGATTTACCAGTACTTT TTACTACTAGCACGTTAGCTATGGGAGTCAATCTACCTGCACACCTGGTGGTTATAAAATCCACAATGCACTATGTTGGAGGGATGTTTGAAGAGTACAGTGAAACTGATATTCTGCAAATGATTGGGAGAGCAGGAAGACCTCAA TTTGACACTACAGCAACAGCAGTCATTATGACTCGTTGGAGTACAAGGGAGAAGTATATACAGATGTTAAATGGTGCAGATATAATAGAGAGCAG CTTGCACAGGCATCTTGTTGAGCACTTAAATGCAGAAATAGTGCTGCATACTGTCACAGATGTCACTGTAGCTTTGGAATGGATACGATCAACCTTCTTGTACATTAGAGCTTTAAAAAATCCAACTCATTACG GTTTTTCATCTGGATTGGATAAAATTGGAATTGAAGCAAAATTACAGG AACTGTGTTTGAAGAACTTGAACGATTTGTCTTCTTTCAATTTGGTCAGGATGGATAAAGAAAATAGTTTCAAACCAACAG agaCTGGAAGATTAATGGCATGGTATTATATTGCATTTGAAACAGTGAAACAGTTTTTCACAATTAAGGGAACAGAGACTTTAAATGAATTG GTTACAATGATCTCCAACTGCGCAGAATTTCTGGATGTCAAGTtaagaataaatgaaaagaaaatactgaacaCTTTGAATAAAGACAAGGACAAAATAACCATCAg GTTTCCATTGGAGGGAAAGATTAAaacaagagaaatgaaaataaactg TCTTATTCAGGCTCAGCTAGGATGCATTCCTCTTCAAGACTTTACTTTGACACAAGATACTggcaaaatatttagaaatggcATAAGAATTACTAGAT GGTTGTCTGACTTTCTGGCATCAAGTAAAACCAATTTTTCGGCATTATTAAACTCCGTGATTTTAGCTAAGTGTTTCAGGTGCAAACTTTGGGAAAATTCACTTCATGTGTCTAAACAATTGGAAAAAATTG gtgTATCATTGTCAAATGCTATGGTAAATGCTGGGCtgacaacatttaaaaaaatagaagagacaAATGCAAGGGAACTTGAATTg ATTTTAAACAGACATCCTCCTTTTGGAAACCAGATAAAAGAATCTGTTTTGCATCTTCCAAAATACGAACTTGACATTGAACAG CTTCCAAAATACAGTGATACACTGGCTGAAATCTTAGTAACCATCAAATTAACAAACTTTGAGCAGCtacagagaaagagaacagCACCAGATTTTCACTATCTTACATTGATCATAGGAGATGCTGACAATCAAgtaatttttattcagaaaataat GGATTCAGTGTTGCTAAAAACTGGAAATTGGATGAAGAAAATTGAAGTGAGAAGAGCTCTTAAATCAGAGGACATTAGTATAAATTTAATTAGTTCTGATTATG ttggCCTTGACATACAGCAAGCATTTACAGCCTTTTACTTAATGCCAAGAACAGTTGGAGGTAAAGtagttacaaataaaaaattgaaagctGAGTCTCCACTTGGTATGTATTACGGCTCACCGCAAAGTCCGCCAGCAGCAGAAGTAGATACAG GAAGCAGATCTAAAGAAGAGCATACCTACAAGAAATATGGGAACAGAGAGTGCAACCATCgctgtaaaaataaagatgtatgTGGACATGACTGCT GTAAAACTGGAGTACCTCCAAAGTCTGAGATGAATGGAGATTCTAAGTTTACTTTGTACTTAGCTGATTTAAGGAGCAGGAACTCAACTTCATCTGTACCCCCAGTAAAGCGATTAAAG ATGCAGATGTTAAATCAAGCTCAGAATGTGGATCTcaaacattttggttttgcatCCAAATCCTTGATGCCAGCGTTGTCAAg gtcTGGCAATAAACAGTTGTCTTCGTCACCTCCAGTGGACCTGGTAGATAATGTTAATAGCCTAGGAATATCTCAGAAACAACTGCAATCCTGGAATTACGGAAAGAGTA gtgcttCAGATGTGAACTCTGAACTGAGAGAGGACATTTGGAATGATCTTGATGATGAAATATTAGTATATGCTAGTGACTTTTCCAGTGGAGAATTAG ACCATGGAAATACCTGCCTTCACATTCCAGATGAGCATGAAACACGTTGCAAGTATGCAACAAGCAAAGCTACAAGTGACATTTCAAAAGG TTCTTGCACATTACAAGGTGAGACCAGTAGTCAGAACCCGTTCTTTTCTGTGCTTAATAGCTCATCAAAAGTGGAATTACCTGTACAGAGTGGATATATAAATACG CTGAGttttcaagaagaaaagcatTCAAATCCTTCACAAGAGCTGAAAAATATACAGTGTTCTTCAATCTCAAAAGCAATCTCAGACTCTTTTAAATTCACTAggaaagaagatttttttttcacaaaagaacaggaagaagaaatagagCCCAG ATATCTTCTGGATGTGGATGATGAAATCAGTGATGTCAAGCCTTTACTTGGACTATTTGATGATATACTGTAA